DNA sequence from the Methylomonas albis genome:
TGATCTTTACCCAACTGCCGCGCCTGCAAGTGGGCCGCTGGATTGCGGTAGGTCGCCTGGATATCAATACCTCCGGTATGATTTTAGTCACCAATAACGGTGAATTGGCCAACCGCTTGATGCACCCGTCCCAGGAAGTCGAGCGCGAATATGCCGTGCGGATCTTGGGCGAAGTCGACGACGCGATGCTGGCACGCCTGAAGCAGGGTGTGGAACTGGAAGACGGCCCGGCGCATTTCGAAGATGTTAGCTTCTACGCCGGGGAAGGGGCAAATAAATGGTTTTATGCCACGGTGAAGCAGGGGCGTAACCGATTGGTGCGGCGTTTGTGGGAATCGCAAGGCGTCAAAGTCAGCCGCCTGATTCGGGTGCGTTACGGCGATGTGACCTTGCCGGAGCGGGTCAGGGCGCATTCGTTTTATGAGTTGGAGGCTAAGGAATTGGCGACTTTGATGGAATTTGTGGGGTTGTAGTTTTTGTTGGGTGGGCAAATTGCCCACCGTAGCAAGCTGCCGATCATCGGGGAACCAAGGTT
Encoded proteins:
- the rluB gene encoding 23S rRNA pseudouridine(2605) synthase RluB, with the protein product MDKRTQKPQSRKPSSTPRPKPAPAPKTSPSTNAPAGGERIQKLLARAGVGSRREIERWIEEGKLTVNGNPVQPGYHLKPDDHLQINGRVVKWEKYAEQPTRVLVYHKPVGELVTRRDPEGRPVIFTQLPRLQVGRWIAVGRLDINTSGMILVTNNGELANRLMHPSQEVEREYAVRILGEVDDAMLARLKQGVELEDGPAHFEDVSFYAGEGANKWFYATVKQGRNRLVRRLWESQGVKVSRLIRVRYGDVTLPERVRAHSFYELEAKELATLMEFVGL